The genomic window GTGCTGGAGAcggtggaggagaaggcggaggaggaggaggaggagcggtcCTCCATTGGCGCCGACTCCGAGTATGAACAGGATGatggtgaggaggaggtggagagcaaggcgtcgtcggcggcggtggcggccgagaCGTGtcggaggaagacgaagacgaagtgcggcggcggcggcggtggcgcgctcgCCTGCCTCGACGCCCTCGACGACGCGCTCCCAATCAAGTAGGCATTGTTTCTTCGATCGAATTGGTCAATTAGCTAGCTGTATCTCTCGCGCTAATGGTGGATGGGTGCAGGAGGGGGCTGTCCAACTTCTTCTCCGGCAAGTCGAGGTCGTTCGCCAACCTGCAggacgtggccgccgccggcgcaacCACGGCGAGCCTCGCCAAGCCGGAGAACCCATTCAAcaagcgccgccgcatcctccgcTGCTCCTCCATCCGCCGCGTTTCCTCCACCTCCCTCACCGCGCTCCCGCCCTTCCTGCCGCCGCACCACCATCCACCGCcgcccgacgacggcggcggcggcggcggcggcaatggctgaggacaacgacgacgaggaggaggaggaggaggatgaaatGATGAAAAGAATCAAATTCAGTGaggacaaattaattaagcagagATGGATAATATGGATGGATCCCTTTTGTAATAGTTTGGGATCTCATCTCATCAAATCAACCATcaaaaataccttatattagTGCTTAggtttcttgatttcttcttctcttATATTAGCTGCATGCCAATCCTACCTATGATCAAACTCACTGTTAATTAGTTGCATAATTGCATTGACCAAGAGATGAGAGCATCATATCATGCACCAAATACACTTATGGAGAACTCCTATTGAACAATGTTTAATTCTTGGTGCATATATATGCCATGTATGTATCCTACTAATTCCTAACTAGCTAGTGCCTTTGATCTCATTGGGCTAACCTTCAATTTTGTTCAATAGCAATAACCTTCTGTCAATATAGCTGCAGGAGGCATGCAGAGATGAATTAATCAAGACCCAATTAGTCATCCCAATCTGTTCTTTGCACTTATTTCATCTGCATAATGCATATGCAATTGTTTCATGTATATAAGTACTCCTAGTTAGGGACCAACAACCACACTTGTAACCACCTTGTGTGCATCCATCCATGAATGAACAATACTATCATCATCATgatgacttcttttttttttttttctgttttgctAAAGATCAGAAGCAAAGCCAAACTGATTCTTCCTGCTGGTTGGTGCCCAGATTGTACCTTATTAGGAGTAATTTAATCTCCATTTCATCATCTTATCTTTTCTTGGCCATCAGGGGAACACACTAGCTACTATACCTACACATCGGCCATACTGGGGACAGGACGTTCAGAGGGAGGCTTATCCAAAACGCCTTTACAAGACGTGGACGCCGCAACTGATCGGTGACCAGGTTCAGCGGAGAGCTTATCTAGTATAGCGCTTAGTACTAATCGACCAGGTTTTGCTCAATAATTAGCATGGATTTGACGCGAAAACACTCAGAATTTCTTATGATTTTGGAAAAGAATTACTaattcatcttaaaatataacaacttttagttaTTACTGGATATACATTTATCTGGTTTTATAGCCAAAGATgcttactcccttcgtcttataaaaaatcaaatcttataaaaaatcaaagtagTACTagatgtccagatttatagtattagaatatgttatATTCAGTTCTAAATTCGTTTTTCGGACCGAGgaagtatattttaggatgaaatgcttatattttaggactgaGTGAGGGGGTAATTAATtatctaaggctgtgtttagttcagcgcgaagtttggattttggttgaaattggagatgatgtgactgaaaagttgtatgtTTATAACATGTTTATGGAAAAGAAGTGAAGTTTGGactaaactttagatctaaacacagcctaattaaATTGGTGTAATTAGGAGGGTCAAAATGTGGGGTTGGTTGCGAAAGGGATGGGAAGAAGACAGGGTTGTGAAAAGTGGGGCGAGAGAGGATAAGCTTTGGAGAGGAGATAGATGGAGAGATAATGAGTGAGATCGGAACCAGGGTCACGTCGTTGGACCAGCGCAGCAGCAGTACATGATCTTATCCGTTTCGTTCACTGTCGGTTTAGCTCAAGCTGCAGCCGCTGAGTCATcagattatttattagtaataaTTAAGCGAGCGATTGATTTGATTTAATTGGAGGTGTTAGTACGGGTTGGAACGCTGCTAATTGTCTCGGTATTCTGTCTTGGTTCGCGAGAGCGATCGGTAAGTCTCAGTCGGCACGGGTTGTGGTGAGGAcgtttttctcttccttttctttcgcCCTTCAGGCACAGGCAGGAGCGCGACCTGCTTGGCACAGCAGAAATGGCAACTTGTGAAGAAATGGTAAGGgccaagtttaatagtatagttgactactagcttcaataactataaccaatctaatagctcatccatataatagttatatactacactaatAATACATGGTTCCACCTGTTATACATatactgcgtcttggagtccgtgctacagcggGTTACAaacgctgctcttctctctccttatttatcttcttaaaatatgtttgtagccggtttatagcctgctattgtacgtGCTCTAAACGCGTAGCACTGTTTTCTGTTGGTAGATTCACTGGTTCTGATTCAGCCTTCGGAGGGAACTTGTGATATGATTTTTGTTCAGATCGGTAGATTCGTAATTTGATAGTAACACCAATTAAATGTTCAGATTGGTGCCAGAAGAGTAGACGACGAACAGTGAAATTATCAAGCAACACAACATAAATTGGACGTTGTCTAACGGCTGATAATCTGAGCAAACGCGGATGGCCGCACCAGCAGGCTTGCCCGCTATGCATGATCAGCAACGAAGACTCTGGCCATCTCTTTATTTCCTGCCCTTGCACTACCAGTCTAGAGGATGATCAAGGGATGGACATGAATCGGCTTCCAACTGTGGGCAGAAGCGCGAATGGAATTGGGAGAATGGTGGCTCACGGCGCGGCAAGGGTTTCAGACCAGCTTACAGGGATGCATGCTTTCTACACTCTTGTGCTGCTTGTCTATTGGATGGTTTGGAAGAAGAGAAATATACGTGTTTTCCAAAGTTAGAGTCAAGCAGCGGGCACCCTCTTTATCTTGATTAAAGAGGAGGTCGTGGTCTGGAAAGAATATGGAGTTTCCAAATATTTAGGAGAGTAGCGCCTTGTTGTATCTTGTTTTCATTTTAGGAAGTTGCTCATATGGCAACATCCATTCACTTCATCATCTTATTGTCGAAGTTTGAACTCTGTAAATGTGTACATACCccttttttaagtaaatttggtCTGTTTGTCTTAGACTGGCCCGACCAATAAATAGGTGGCTGGCTGGGCCAATGGGCCGACGGTACGCATCTTAGACCAGGAGTACCCAAGGAGCAACCGAGACTTCCCAAATTGAGTAGGCTTCACCTTGGACCGTAAACAGTTTAAGGCTATATTTAAGAGAGAGCTTATACTTTCTATATACTATTGGTACCCACTAACTTCTAAAACTTAATACGTaagtatgccacatcatcacccactactAATTATTATATAGAGTATCTTAAATCTCATACAAACATGACATATTATTTACAATTTTACTGTTCTTTTAGAACTCAACATGTAAGCAATATCAAATAACCATCTCCACATcatttttacattatttaaacatacacatcatttttacattatttaaacatacaCATCTATcatttatataatatatcacatatattCATTCACATATCCCACAACAGAGCGCGGGGTATCAACTACTTTCTATAGAAATCTCCAACCCTTTGTCCAgacttttatatagattttgaGAAATTATACTTATGTAATTAAAAACTAAATTAGAATCCagaaactataaaattatatttcatATTCTCGCCCGTTAGCTTTTCACCACTTAGAATTAGAATTCTAAGCTCAGTTAAACAGGGAATAACCGTATAAAGATTTTGGTTTCGGTGGTAAAGATTAGCCATTGAGTATTTAGCTGGTGAGAATTCGAAGAACCTAGTTTCTGCATACTTAGTAGTTTATTTATAGATTCTATTGTTACTAAGTCTCAAAATCTAAAGCGATAATTTAGATTGTTCCAAAGGACTTGGacattttaataattttaagaGACAttgatttctcaaaaaaaaaacaaagcaatacaaaataacttatgagtaaaaatatagaaatatactATATTGTGCATTTAAGAGAAAGGGAAATAAGAAGATTGAAAACATACATAAAACAAGAtgagtcattagcacataattaattaattattaattattttaaatttaaaaaacaaattaaaataattttctaaagcaacttttctatagaatatTTGTAAAAAATTACACCATCAAGCCATTCGGGATCGTGCAtgcgaaaaacgagagattTCTTCTCCATATCCTCTCCAAACGAACACTCGCATGAATGAAAACCCCCAAACatactctaaatttaaggttaaaaaataaattttagctaAGGCTGATATATTAACAGGTAGACGATGAGATGCATGTATCCATTTTAGTTAtcactatatttttttgaaaaagcttGAAATAAAATAGACAACATACGATTTTGCGTATTTTAATTATCTTTGAAAAGTGACACATAATAATGGTTAGTAGCCTTAGGTTGGATTGGAGAGACATGAGAAAACAAGAACATCGAACAGAGCCAAACCAAATTTCcatctctctcaaaaaaaaactagaatttaaaaatcaaatttaaaaatcaaatttgacaacatcataaattcataaaccaaatttgacaacattgCCACGCTAGCAGGTGACTCGCCTCCTCTCTCCGATTCCCACGCCTCTCGCGACTcgtgcgccggcgccggcgatggcgatcGCGCAATCCGCGGCCGCGGTATCATCCGCCGCAAGAGCCTCCCGCCCAAGGCcgacccgcgccgcgccgcgccgcatcgccgcctccgcctcctccgtggcgccgccggagcccgCCGCGCGGCGCCTCGTGGCGGCGTTCGACCCGGCGGTCCCGCTGGCCTCCGCCGTGACGCCGCCGAGCGGGTGGTACACCGACCCGGACTTCCTCCGGCTCGAGCTCGACCGCGTCTTCCTCCGCGGGTGGCAGGCTGTTGGTATATACTCCCGATTTCGCACACTCCCAACCCCCCTCCTCCTTCATTTGTTCTTAGTTTCCGCACGATTGGTTGGTTGCTAGTTGTGTGGTAGTACGATTGTACAAGCGCTGGCAGTGGAGATCGCTTCTAAACCATCGCTAATGGTGGATTTTACTTGAGCTGTATGCCATCAATGGATGACTTGTCTAGAGGGGAATATGTGTGATGTGAGTGAGACTGCGAGTGGGAGTGTGGAATTTGAGAGCTCGCTTCTCACTTGCTTGAAATGGGGTGAGTTCAGGGGTTCAGGGCCCATGGCTAAACAGGATCAAGGGCTACCAACATCCTTAATGTTGACAGTGGTGTGACTTGTGTAGGTGTTTCAAAAGAGGGATTATCTGGATGGTGGACTTGCATTTGAGACTCCTTGTACAATTGTTGTCCATTAGTAGCTTTGCTCATTTCAATTTTATGTTGAGTTCCAACTTCCTAGGTTTAGTTCTTCATGGAGACACCTTGATTAGCTTTCTGATCCGTTTGTCGTTTATGCTTTTGTAGTAACTTCTCTTCACTGTCATTGCATCATCATCAGTGTATAATTCACTAACTTTTGTGGCCAGTTCAGAAAGAGTGTTGATAGTCACCTTTATCTTCTTACTGAAAGCTTGTTTTGTGCTTCCTTTCATGGTTGTTTTCCAGGCCACATATGGCAAGTCAAGAACCCAAATGACTACTTCACAGGAAGGTGATTTCATCCTTCTGTAGCCAGAATCTTGTAGTGGCTAATGCAAACCatgaagtttatttttatacGCATAAAGGTGTCGGTCTTATGACATTTCTATATAGCCATCCGCACAGAAAACACTTTAGTCATCATTACCCCCAAATTTctgtaaaataaaatcatttacATTGGATATTCATGATTGTGATAATCTAACAAGTTGATGTAGTAGACTTGGAAATGTAGAATTTGTCATATGTCGGGATGCAAATGGAGAACTCCATGCTTTTCACAACGTGTGTCGCCATCACGCCTCACTCCTTGCATGTGGAAGTGGTCAGAAGACTTGCTTCCAGTGCCCTTATCATGTGAGTTCCTTATGAAACATTTCAATAGGTGGTATGTCCTCATTGTCCTGTGCAGTATTGGATGCTTCCACTATCGAGTGTTGAGGAAACAAATGTAAACAGTAACTTATCTTGAAATGTTGAATTTTGAAGGACAGAAGCCACATACTACTTAAAAATGCTAACTCGATAATGATGTATATGCCCACATGACTTGGGGATTAACATCTTGAACTCTAACATGTGCTCCGTTAGTTCGTCTCACACCTTTTAAGTACCTGGATACTTAAAAGTATGAACTaggaataataaaaaagaagcaTCACTGCATGCATACTTAACTAGTCTATTTGAATTATTGGGGGTGACAAAGCTTCTGCTTTGTTATTTCAGCAGACACAGGACTTGGTAATAGTATTATTACTTGCATAGTTGCTTATAGTTCTGCCCTCTCTTGAGACAGTAGTCCTACGATTTTGTAGGGCTGGACATATGGACTGGATGGAGTCCTCCTAAAAGCCACACGAATATCAGGAATCAAGAACTTCAACAAAAATGTAAGTCCCAACTTTTTTGGGGATCTTCTATACTTCCTGATTCCACTGCCAGAACTCATGCAGTTATGCTTCTTTCTGGAAACAGGATTTTGGTCTCATTCCTATTAAAGTGGCTACATGGGGGCCTTTTGTATTGGCCAAATTTGATAGTGGTTTCTCTCAAGAAACTGCTGATAACACAGTTGGAGATGAATGGCTGGGTAGTGCTTCGGATCTGCTGAGTAGAAATGGCATTGACACCTCGTTGCCTCATATTTACAGGCGAGAATATATAATTGAATGTAATTGGAAGGTGCATTATCGATAAACTGTCATGATGATATTTCGATacaaaaaaactgaaaaatgcaATAAGCTTCTTTTCAGTATATGCTTATACCCATCGGATCCTTCTCTTGCAGGTCTTTTGTGACAACTATCTGGATGGTGGCTATCATGTTCCATATGCGCATGGAACCCTAGCATCTGGTCTACAGCTTCAATCCTACGAAACACATGTATAGTTTGTAAACCCACTTTCTTTCTACTGTTTTTCACTTTTTCCTTTAGTAATAATTGTTTAAGTATTGGTGAATTGGTGTCGAATAGATGGGTTTTACTAGATCATGTTCTGTTGGATTGTTCTTGTGTAGAAATAAtcagtttcaattttttttattactttttagGATCTTCACATCTGACACCAATTCCCACCACTGTTCTGATCTACTTTCTTATGACTATTTTGCTCTTTTGGGTGGATTGCTGATTAGCACATATTTATCTTTTTGCAGACATATGAAAGAGTTAGTGTTCAAAGGTGTGAAAGTGTCCAAGCAGAACAAAATGATTTCGATCGCTTAGGGACAAAAGCTATCTATGCTTTTGTTTATCCAAACTTTATGATTAACAGGTGGCTCCATTATCCTCACGAACTGTTAGTCTGTTACTCTAGCTTCCTAACTGTATTTATCATGCATGCAAAATGTGAAAACATCCTTGATTTTCAGGTATGGTCCATGGATGGACACTAATCTAGTGGTCCCATTGGATGCAACCAGATGTAAAGTGATATTTGATTATTTCCTTGACAAGTCTCTTACGGTAGAATCTAGTCCATATCtcattttttcctttcaatACATATTATGCAGAGAACATATAATCTTATTGCCATCATATGGGGTTGGTAGTTTGAATTGCAAACATGAGTTCCTAATTGCTATATACCATGGTATTTCTTGCTTGTGTTTCGACTTGCATTGCGAACATACTATTTGGTACATCTTTCTAAACCAACTGTCTGCTTTTAACTTGTCAAACAACAAGAGTTAGTAACTTGTACTCATGTACCACTTTTAGTTAACCTGTTTTTGCTTAAGATTATAGTTCATCATAGGCGTACTAAATGGTTTAATGATCTGCAAACATAGTGATGTCTTTGGTTAGATGTTGCTGTTAGCTTCATAATTTACTCAAATTCCCCTCTGAAACAAGTAATGATTTTGTATGTTGCTGTGTGCTGTAATTGTGGTCAATGACTTAATCCACATTGAATATGCAGGACGACCAGAATTTTATTGAGAGCAGCTTAAAAGACAGCGAACAAGTACAGGTATATTACCATAAAACTGATGTTTGGTTGCAAGGTAGTTCAATCTATTGTTGGCAGTAATGACCAAGTTCATATTAAGGCAGACACATTCTTTAAACTTGTGACTACAGGTTCACAGCACTACATCAGTGTAAATTCCATGGTCTTCTAACAGCATTACCCTGATTAAGTTGCTTTCAGATGCACTTCATGCTTTTGTCTTATTAGAGCCATGTCTGAAGGCAGAAACATGATTGCTCTCTATGTCTGATGTTTATATGCTGACTTCTACATCTTTTATACACATCCGCCATGTTGACATCTCATAGATGCATGCTACAATACTATATTTTGTAGACATGCAATATCATAAGCCAGACAAACAAAGCAGAGACTGCACGGTGATAATTTCACCAGTTGCTGTTGATATTTTAAGTTTATTCCCTGAACATTGTGCGCTCTATCTGCAGATGGAAGACATTGCACTTTGCAAAGGAGTTCAGCGGGGCCTGGAATCACCAGCCTACAGTGTGGGAAGATATGCACCATCAGTGGAGATGGCCATGCACCACTTCCACTGCCTCTTACATGCCAATCTtagtggtgactggtgagtgaTTTCTATGTGCATATCTGATTGGATTTATGCATCACAAAATTTATGTGCATATCTGCAGCATTTTCATTACTTGTACATTGTAAAGTGAAAACACATAGGAATGTAATCAAACTGGTTCTTCAGTCTTCACATTTTGTCGAAACTTATTTGTTGGCGACTTGGTCTTGAGATTTCTTTGGTTTCAGGCATTTGTTGCTTTGTAGTGGGGCTTGTTGGATGCTGCATGCAGATGGAAGCACCAGGCAGTAAATGTACTGATCTGGTCAACTTCCTCATTTCAGTCCATAGAAGGTTTCCAATCCAAATTGTGTGAAACATGAAGGCATGTAGACCAAGTAGTTTCCAAAATGCTTTCACAGTCTCAGCCAAATCGTACACCATTTGACCCCTCAAACAGACAAACTCATCAACTGTCAACACCTCTAACTGTTTCTACCTGGACTAAAAACGATCTCTCTCGAATTATCTGTTCCTTCGATCCAATCACATGAACCATACAAGAAGAACAGCAGCAAATCAAGATTATAGGGGCATGTTTAGCGTCAATATAACAAAACAACAATTGACTCTCCCAAGTCCCATCAAGTGCTGGACTGGTTTCTGATACCCTCTGAACTGGACTAGCCCCTCTGCTTCAGTCCCTTTTCTTTATCTCAGGAGCCTGGTTGTGTGTGTTTTGCtgcctctgtttttcttttcacttaCTCACAGTCACAGCATCAACCATGAAGCAAAAGAATATTTAATTGAAGCTGTTTGCAATGGTATAGTAATAGAGGCTATTCCTAAATCACAATGCTTTCATGGCACCACTCTTGCTGATCTTGGACTCAAAACTTCCATGTATAGTTCAGACGGATGGTGCATTTTGCTCTACTGACATAGGGAACTGTTCCATTAGGACGATGAGGGAAATCCACAATGAACTGCCTAAAACACAGAAATAACAGGCTTATGACTTATCTTGAATTTTAGTAGCAACTACATTGCATGATGCCTGCAAAATATTTCAAGGATTAATTACAATAGGAGTATATATTTCTTGCTTGCTGAAGACTCCCATTCTTCATCCAATCATCCAA from Oryza glaberrima chromosome 6, OglaRS2, whole genome shotgun sequence includes these protein-coding regions:
- the LOC127777759 gene encoding protein OXIDATIVE STRESS 3 LIKE 6-like — protein: MSVVAAAAAAVAVAPPPSSPYGMCGGGGGGGGARKRKDVVQQLEDLAGGVVGDDGGGGGGGGGGGVVHGLFVLETVEEKAEEEEEERSSIGADSEYEQDDGEEEVESKASSAAVAAETCRRKTKTKCGGGGGGALACLDALDDALPIKRGLSNFFSGKSRSFANLQDVAAAGATTASLAKPENPFNKRRRILRCSSIRRVSSTSLTALPPFLPPHHHPPPPDDGGGGGGGNG
- the LOC127775396 gene encoding choline monooxygenase, chloroplastic isoform X1 — protein: MAIAQSAAAVSSAARASRPRPTRAAPRRIAASASSVAPPEPAARRLVAAFDPAVPLASAVTPPSGWYTDPDFLRLELDRVFLRGWQAVGHIWQVKNPNDYFTGSRLGNVEFVICRDANGELHAFHNVCRHHASLLACGSGQKTCFQCPYHGWTYGLDGVLLKATRISGIKNFNKNDFGLIPIKVATWGPFVLAKFDSGFSQETADNTVGDEWLGSASDLLSRNGIDTSLPHIYRREYIIECNWKVFCDNYLDGGYHVPYAHGTLASGLQLQSYETHTYERVSVQRCESVQAEQNDFDRLGTKAIYAFVYPNFMINRYGPWMDTNLVVPLDATRCKVIFDYFLDKSLTDDQNFIESSLKDSEQVQMEDIALCKGVQRGLESPAYSVGRYAPSVEMAMHHFHCLLHANLSGDCCWTAVGYINSTSSTKFTASAVVAAL
- the LOC127775396 gene encoding choline monooxygenase, chloroplastic isoform X2, whose protein sequence is MAIAQSAAAVSSAARASRPRPTRAAPRRIAASASSVAPPEPAARRLVAAFDPAVPLASAVTPPSGWYTDPDFLRLELDRVFLRGWQAVGHIWQVKNPNDYFTGRLGNVEFVICRDANGELHAFHNVCRHHASLLACGSGQKTCFQCPYHGWTYGLDGVLLKATRISGIKNFNKNDFGLIPIKVATWGPFVLAKFDSGFSQETADNTVGDEWLGSASDLLSRNGIDTSLPHIYRREYIIECNWKVFCDNYLDGGYHVPYAHGTLASGLQLQSYETHTYERVSVQRCESVQAEQNDFDRLGTKAIYAFVYPNFMINRYGPWMDTNLVVPLDATRCKVIFDYFLDKSLTDDQNFIESSLKDSEQVQMEDIALCKGVQRGLESPAYSVGRYAPSVEMAMHHFHCLLHANLSGDCCWTAVGYINSTSSTKFTASAVVAAL
- the LOC127775396 gene encoding choline monooxygenase, chloroplastic isoform X4 encodes the protein MAIAQSAAAVSSAARASRPRPTRAAPRRIAASASSVAPPEPAARRLVAAFDPAVPLASAVTPPSGWYTDPDFLRLELDRVFLRGWQAVGHIWQVKNPNDYFTGSRLGNVEFVICRDANGELHAFHNVCRHHASLLACGSGQKTCFQCPYHGWTYGLDGVLLKATRISGIKNFNKNDFGLIPIKVATWGPFVLAKFDSGFSQETADNTVGDEWLGSASDLLSRNGIDTSLPHIYRREYIIECNWKVFCDNYLDGGYHVPYAHGTLASGLQLQSYETHTYERVSVQRCESVQAEQNDFDRLGTKAIYAFVYPNFMINRYGPWMDTNLVVPLDATRCKVIFDYFLDKSLTDDQNFIESSLKDSEQVQMEDIALCKGVQRGLESPAYSVGRYAPSVEMAMHHFHCLLHANLSGDWANNHGPRAHET
- the LOC127775396 gene encoding choline monooxygenase, chloroplastic isoform X6, with translation MAIAQSAAAVSSAARASRPRPTRAAPRRIAASASSVAPPEPAARRLVAAFDPAVPLASAVTPPSGWYTDPDFLRLELDRVFLRGWQAVGHIWQVKNPNDYFTGSRLGNVEFVICRDANGELHAFHNVCRHHASLLACGSGQKTCFQCPYHGWTYGLDGVLLKATRISGIKNFNKNDFGLIPIKVATWGPFVLAKFDSGFSQETADNTVGDEWLGSASDLLSRNGIDTSLPHIYRREYIIECNWKVFCDNYLDGGYHVPYAHGTLASGLQLQSYETHTYERVSVQRCESVQAEQNDFDRLGTKAIYAFVYPNFMINRYGPWMDTNLVVPLDATRCKVIFDYFLDKSLTDDQNFIESSLKDSEQVQMEDIALCKGVQRGLESPAYSVGRYAPSVEMAMHHFHCLLHANLSGDCNSFFKSGHL
- the LOC127775396 gene encoding choline monooxygenase, chloroplastic isoform X7 — protein: MAIAQSAAAVSSAARASRPRPTRAAPRRIAASASSVAPPEPAARRLVAAFDPAVPLASAVTPPSGWYTDPDFLRLELDRVFLRGWQAVGHIWQVKNPNDYFTGSRLGNVEFVICRDANGELHAFHNVCRHHASLLACGSGQKTCFQCPYHGWTYGLDGVLLKATRISGIKNFNKNDFGLIPIKVATWGPFVLAKFDSGFSQETADNTVGDEWLGSASDLLSRNGIDTSLPHIYRREYIIECNWKVFCDNYLDGGYHVPYAHGTLASGLQLQSYETHTYERVSVQRCESVQAEQNDFDRLGTKAIYAFVYPNFMINRYGPWMDTNLVVPLDATRCKVIFDYFLDKSLTDDQNFIESSLKDSEQVQMEDIALCKGVQRGLESPAYSVGRYAPSVEMAMHHFHCLLHANLSGDW
- the LOC127775396 gene encoding choline monooxygenase, chloroplastic isoform X3 produces the protein MAIAQSAAAVSSAARASRPRPTRAAPRRIAASASSVAPPEPAARRLVAAFDPAVPLASAVTPPSGWYTDPDFLRLELDRVFLRGWQAVGHIWQVKNPNDYFTGSRLGNVEFVICRDANGELHAFHNVCRHHASLLACGSGQKTCFQCPYHGWTYGLDGVLLKATRISGIKNFNKNDFGLIPIKVATWGPFVLAKFDSGFSQETADNTVGDEWLGSASDLLSRNGIDTSLPHIYRREYIIECNWKVFCDNYLDGGYHVPYAHGTLASGLQLQSYETHTYERVSVQRCESVQAEQNDFDRLGTKAIYAFVYPNFMINRYGPWMDTNLVVPLDATRCKVIFDYFLDKSLTDDQNFIESSLKDSEQVQMEDIALCKGVQRGLESPAYSVGRYAPSVEMAMHHFHCLLHANLSGDWHLLLCSGACWMLHADGSTRQ
- the LOC127775396 gene encoding choline monooxygenase, chloroplastic isoform X8 — its product is MAIAQSAAAVSSAARASRPRPTRAAPRRIAASASSVAPPEPAARRLVAAFDPAVPLASAVTPPSGWYTDPDFLRLELDRVFLRGWQAVGHIWQVKNPNDYFTGSRLGNVEFVICRDANGELHAFHNVCRHHASLLACGSGQKTCFQCPYHGWTYGLDGVLLKATRISGIKNFNKNDFGLIPIKVATWGPFVLAKFDSGFSQETADNTVGDEWLGSASDLLSRNGIDTSLPHIYRREYIIECNWKVFCDNYLDGGYHVPYAHGTLASGLQLQSYETHTYERVSVQRCESVQAEQNDFDRLGTKAIYAFVYPNFMINRYGPWMDTNLVVPLDATRCKVIFDYFLDKSLTDDQNFIESSLKDSEQVQMEDIALCKGVQRGLESPAYSVGRYAPSVEMAMHHFHCLLHANLSGD
- the LOC127775396 gene encoding choline monooxygenase, chloroplastic isoform X5; its protein translation is MAIAQSAAAVSSAARASRPRPTRAAPRRIAASASSVAPPEPAARRLVAAFDPAVPLASAVTPPSGWYTDPDFLRLELDRVFLRGWQAVGHIWQVKNPNDYFTGSRLGNVEFVICRDANGELHAFHNVCRHHASLLACGSGQKTCFQCPYHGWTYGLDGVLLKATRISGIKNFNKNDFGLIPIKVATWGPFVLAKFDSGFSQETADNTVGDEWLGSASDLLSRNGIDTSLPHIYRREYIIECNWKVFCDNYLDGGYHVPYAHGTLASGLQLQSYETHTYERVSVQRCESVQAEQNDFDRLGTKAIYAFVYPNFMINRYGPWMDTNLVVPLDATRCKVIFDYFLDKSLTDDQNFIESSLKDSEQVQMEDIALCKGVQRGLESPAYSVGRYAPSVEMAMHHFHCLLHANLSGDWLQHSWSAGTSS